From the genome of Natronolimnobius baerhuensis:
TTCCCTCGTCGGCCTCGAGCGGCCCGCGTTGATTCTTCATCTTGTGGGCAGTCTGCCACGTTCGGCTGATGACTTCGGCCATCCGACCCATCGCCTGCGAGTCCGAGGTCATCATCGAAATCGCGCCGGTGTCGTGGAGCACGTCCTCCGCGCCGATGGTCTCCGCGCGGATGCGCGACTCGGCGAAGGCGACGTCTTCGGGCACGTCGGGGTTCAGGTGATGACAGACCATCACCATATCCAAGTGTTCGTCGAAGGTGTTCTCCGTGTAGGGCATCGACGGGTTCGTCGACGACGGCAGCATGTGCTCGTAGCCGATCAACTCGAGCACGTCGGGTGCGTGACCGCCCCCAGCGCCCTCGATGTGGAACGTGTGGATCGTCCGGCCGTCGATGGCGTCGAAGGTGTGTTCGACGAAGCCGGACTCGTTCAGCGTGTCCGTGTGGATACAGACCTGCACGTCTTCCTCGTCAGCGACCTCGAGGCAGGTGTCGATTGCGGCGGGCGTCGACCCCCAGTCCTCGTGGAGTTTGAGTCCGGCGACGCCAGCCTCGATCTGCTCGTAGAGGGAATCAGGCTGACTGCTGTTTCCTTTGCCGTAGAAGCCGACGTTGACCGGCCACTCCTCGGCGGCCTGCAGGAATCGCTTGATGTTTTCGGGACCAGGCGTACAGGTCGTTGCACCACCGCCGAAGCCGCCGCCGAACATCGTCGTGATCCCTGAAGCGACCGCGTGATCGACGAGTTGCGGGCTGTTGAAGTGGACGTGAATATCGAGCGCACCGGCCGTCGCGATCAGCCCGTCAGCCGGAATGGTATCGGTGCTCGCGCCGATGACCATATCCACGTCGTCCATCGTATCGGGATTGCCGGCCTTGCCGACGCCGACGATCTCGCCGTTTCGAACGCCAATGTCACCCTTTCGTACGCCGAGGACGGGGTCAATGATGACGACGTTCGTAAACACCCAGTCGAGGGTGCCCTCGGCCTGTGTCGTGCCCGACTGCATCCCCATCCCATCGCGCATCGTCTTCCCGCCGCCGAAAACCGCCTCCTCGCCGGGAACCGTGTGATCCGTTTCGATCTTCGCGAACAGATTCGTATCACCGAGTCGGAGCCGATCCCCTTCTGTCGCGCCGAACAGGTCCGTATACTCGCGTCTCGAGAGGTCCCGGCTCATTCGTCACCGTCCTCCGCCGAGAGATAGCCACGCTCTCGAGCGCGGTCCATCGCCCGTGTTTTCACGTCTTCATCGTCGAGGTCGCCGTTGACGAGCCCGCCCATTCCGTGGACGATCCGGTCGCCGCCGATAGCGACGAGGGCAACGTCGCGCTCGCACCCAGGCTCGAATCGAACGGCCGTGCCCGCCGGGATATCGAGTCGCATGCCGTAGGCACTCTCGCGGTCGAACGCAAGGCCGGGATTGACCTCGAAAAAGTGAAAGTGCGAGCCAACCTGTGCGGGGCGGTCACCGGTGTTTTCGACCGTAACGGTCGCCGTTTCCCGTCCCTCGTTAATACGAACAGGCTCGTCTGCTGGGCGCAACTCACCCGGAATTCGGTCACTCATTCGCACTCACCGCCGACGTGGCTACAGACAGTTGCTCGGGATAATAGTGTCTCACGCCCCACCGTATGAAGACGTTCGATGTAAATACACGGCTGTAGGACAATATTTGCCCACCTACGTAGTCTTTTGAGTGAATAGTATAATTTATATACAGATTTGTCACAACAACGGATACGTATTCAGTGCGTATCGCCAACGGCGTCTGCGGACATATCCTGTTGTACGACTATCAAGAGAGCAGACTAGTGTACGAACCGGGGCCGCCTCGAGTCAGAACAGAAAGCGATGAAGCTATAGAAAGAAAACATACGTCCAGTATAATAGGGTGTTCACAGAGGTTCTACCTGATTAGAGTGACTTTCATTCTACCTAATGTTCTATATATCCTTGAAGCAATCCTTTTATATCTCTCGTCTTTCCGTGATAAGTGGCTAATGAACGGACACATGTTGTCTACTATTGGGGAATCAGGTTACGATCAGCATATGAAGTCGAACGAAATTTGCGGTGGGGCACAATGAGTCGTCGCTCACTGTCACGTCGTGACATTCTCGCTGCCGGTACTGCCGGGACAGCCATCGGGCTATCCGGTTGTCTCAGCGATGGTGGCGTTCTCGGTGGTTCAGACGACGAGGATGGAGCGCCAACCATCGGCATTCTCGAGGATCGATCCGGTGAGTTCGCGCTCAACGGCGAATCAAAGTGGCAGGCGTCACTGCTTGCCGTCGAGGAACTCAACGCAAACGGAGGCGTTCTCGGCGAGGAAATCGAGGTGTACGATCCGGATCCACAGTCGGACAACCAGCGCTACCAGGAACTCACTCGAGAGGCGATCAACAGCGAAAACGTCGACGCACTCTGGGCAGGCTACTCGAGCGCAACGCGTGAGGCGATTCGCCCGATCATCAACGACGAAGAGCAGCTGTACTTCTACACGACGCAGTACGAGGGTGGCGTCTGTGATAGTACGACGTTCGCGATGGGGGCAACCGCCCGCCAGCAACTAGGTGCAGTGATCCCGTACATGATCGAAGAATACGGCCCGCGCATCTACACGATTGCCGCAGACTACAACTTCGGGCAGATTTCGGGAGACTGGGTCCGCATTCTCGCCGAAGAACACGGTGCAGAGGTCGTCGGCGAAGAGTACATCCCACTGGGTGAGACCGACTTCGGGTCGACGATCAACAATATTCAGGGTGAAGATCCCGACTTCATCGCCTCAATGCTCGTCGGTGACAGTCACGCCAACTTCTACGAACAGCGTGCCGACACCGGCCTCGACATTCCCATGGGATCGTCG
Proteins encoded in this window:
- the ureC gene encoding urease subunit alpha → MSRDLSRREYTDLFGATEGDRLRLGDTNLFAKIETDHTVPGEEAVFGGGKTMRDGMGMQSGTTQAEGTLDWVFTNVVIIDPVLGVRKGDIGVRNGEIVGVGKAGNPDTMDDVDMVIGASTDTIPADGLIATAGALDIHVHFNSPQLVDHAVASGITTMFGGGFGGGATTCTPGPENIKRFLQAAEEWPVNVGFYGKGNSSQPDSLYEQIEAGVAGLKLHEDWGSTPAAIDTCLEVADEEDVQVCIHTDTLNESGFVEHTFDAIDGRTIHTFHIEGAGGGHAPDVLELIGYEHMLPSSTNPSMPYTENTFDEHLDMVMVCHHLNPDVPEDVAFAESRIRAETIGAEDVLHDTGAISMMTSDSQAMGRMAEVISRTWQTAHKMKNQRGPLEADEGSEADNARIKRYVAKYTINPAITAGIDDYVGSLEPGKLADIVLWKPAFFGVKPKAVIKGGFPVWSQMGEANGSLMTCEPVKGRERAGAQGRAKHGLSVTFVSEAAAENGVGEAYDLKTPVEPVSGTRSVEKSDMLHNDHCPDDIDIDAQTFEVEVDGEHVTCDPADEIPLAQRYLL
- a CDS encoding urease subunit beta, which codes for MSDRIPGELRPADEPVRINEGRETATVTVENTGDRPAQVGSHFHFFEVNPGLAFDRESAYGMRLDIPAGTAVRFEPGCERDVALVAIGGDRIVHGMGGLVNGDLDDEDVKTRAMDRARERGYLSAEDGDE
- a CDS encoding urea ABC transporter substrate-binding protein codes for the protein MSRRSLSRRDILAAGTAGTAIGLSGCLSDGGVLGGSDDEDGAPTIGILEDRSGEFALNGESKWQASLLAVEELNANGGVLGEEIEVYDPDPQSDNQRYQELTREAINSENVDALWAGYSSATREAIRPIINDEEQLYFYTTQYEGGVCDSTTFAMGATARQQLGAVIPYMIEEYGPRIYTIAADYNFGQISGDWVRILAEEHGAEVVGEEYIPLGETDFGSTINNIQGEDPDFIASMLVGDSHANFYEQRADTGLDIPMGSSTTMAQGYEHLRLDPPALEDMYVGVNYMEELETEESQTFVDAFYEEYPDADYLNQEAQNNYFSIHMWADAVEAAGTFDQEAVIAELESGMEIDAPEGTIELDPATHHMTHHMRIGHADENHEVTFDEEQYIEPTFLHEVGCDLTEEAEQTQYEPEEFYDLI